GGACGCCATGCGCCAGTCGCGTGCGGTGGCGCCCGATCTCGCCGAGCTCGGCGCCTCCCGGCGCGGTCGACCCGTCGACCTCGACCGGGTGCGCGCCTTCCAGACCGAACGGCGGCGCATCCTGCGCAACGGCGGGTTCGGGGTGAGCGCCCTGGCCGCCCGGGGCCTGCTCGGCACCGGGTTCGGCGCCGCGTTGATGAGCATCCTCAATCCGTCGCCCGTGGCGGCGCAGGAGGGGGGCGGCGGCGACGTCGACGTCCAGATCCTCCAGACCGCCTCGTCGCTCGAGGTGCTCGCGGTCGCCACCTACGAGGCCGCGCTGGGGCTGCCGTTCATCGCGAACGGCAACGCCGTGGTGAAGCAGTTCGCCCGGACGACCATGGAGCAGCACGACGAGCACCGGGCCGCCTTCCAGAGCCAGACCGAGAGCCTCGGAGGCGAGCGGCAGGACCAGCCCAACCCGCCGAACCAGCGGGTCGTGGACGACGCGCTGCCGACGCTGCAGGCGCCCCTCGACGTCGTGCTGCTGGCGGCGACCCTCGAGGAGGTGGCCACGGACACCTACCTGGCCAACCTCGCGCTGCTCGACGACAGCGACACCCGCACCCTCATGGGCAGCGTCATGGGCGTGGAGTGCCAGCACCTGGCCACCCTGCGTGCCGTCGCCGCCCTCCTCGAGGGCGGGGCCGAGAACCTGGTCGCCATCCCGACGCGGGTGGGGCAGCTGCCCGCCGCGGCGGGCAGCGTCGCCTTCCCCGACCCCTTCGAAGCGCCGAACATGGCCGAACCCCCCGAGTCAGGAGCCGTCCGATGAGCACGATCGACCAACCGCCCGCCGCGAAGCCGGGCATCGACCGCCGTCGCTTCCTGGCCCTCTCCGGCCTGGCCGCCGGCGCCACCGTGGCCCTCGTGGCCTGCGGCAGCGATGACGAGCCGGGCACCGCCGAGACGGGCAACACCACGGCCACGACCACCGCGGCCACGAGCACCACGGCCGGCGGCAGCGCCGAGGGCGACCTCGCGCTGGCGCAGGGCGCCGCCGGCCTCGAGGTCCTCGCCGTGAACACCTACGGCGCCGCGCTGGCCGCAGCCAACGCCGGTGACCTGGGGCAGGTGCCCGACGCCGTCGCCGAGTTCGTGACGACCGCCGAGCAGCAGCACCAGGCCGCGCTGGACGCCTGGAACGAGGTGATCACCGGTGCGGGCGAGGCCGAGGTGACCGAGCCGCCGACGGAGCTGGAACAGACCGTCAACGACCAGTTCGCCCGGGTGACGGACGTGGTCGGCGCCGCGCAGCTGGCCAACATGCTCGAGAAGACGGCGGCGCAGACCTACCTCGACGCCCAGGCGGCCCTCGAGGGCGCGGACGCCCGCACCCTCGCGGGCTCCATCCAGGTGACCGCGCAGCAGCGCAGCGCCATCCTCAACTTCGTGCTGGGGGAGTACCCCGTGCCCGAGGTGTTCCAGTCCACCGAGAAGTCGATCCTCGAGAACTAGGAGAAGCCCATGAACCTCGGAGGCCCAGAGCTCTTGATCGTGCTCGCAGTGGTCCTGTTGCTGTTCGGAGCGAAGAAGGTCCCCGACCTCGCCCGTTCCCTCGGTCAGGCCAAGCGCGAGTTCGAGCACGGCAGCCGCGAGTCGAAGCAACCCGCCGTGGTCGCCCCGGCCGCGGTCGACCCCGACCGTCCGGTCGTGGTCGAGCCGTCTCGCCCCGTGGTGGTGGACTCCGCCACCCCGCGGAGCGACACCGCCTGAGGCAAGCGACACCGCCTGAGGCCGACCCGGTCCGATCGCCGCCCGCCCGTCCCCCGAGGACGGGCGGGCGGTCGCGTCCGGCGCCGTGGTCAGGCGGCGGTCCGGCGCAGGAGGAGGCTGGCGCGGCCCTCCACGCCGACGGTGTCGCCGGGCTTGACCACGGGGTGCTCGCGATCGGGGTCGTACGTGTCGATCTCGGCCACCCACTGCCCGTCGCGGAGCGCCTCGGGCAGGCGCACGTCGAGGCGCTGGTCGTGGGCGTTGAAGATGCAGAAGAAGTCGTCATCGGTGATCTTCTCCCCGCGGGGCCCGGGGGAGGGGATCATCTCGCCGCTCAGGGCGACGCCGATGGTGCGGGCGAAGCCGACGTTCCAGTCGTCGTGGGTCATCTGCTGGCCGTCGGGACGGAACCAGCCGATGTCGCGGATCGTGCCGTGGTCGCCGTCGACCAGGGGGCGCCCGTCGAACCAGCGGCGGCGGTGGAACACCGGGTGCGACCGGCGCAGCTCGATCAGCCGGCGGGTGAACGCGAGCAGGTCCTCGTCGACGGTGCCCCAGTCGAGCCAGGAGACCTCGTTGTCCTGGCAGTAGGCGTTGTTGTTGCCGCCCTGGGTCCGTCCGAGCTCGTCGCCCGACAGCAGCATGGGCACGCCCTGCGACAGGAACAGCGTGGTCAGGAAGTTGCGGCGCTGCCGGGCCCGCAGCTCGATGATGGCCGGGTCGTCGGTCGGGCCCTCGACCCCGCAGTTCCAGGACCGGTTGTGGGACTCGCCGTCGCGGTTGTCCTCGAGGTTCGCCTCGTTGTGGCGCTCGTCGTACGAGACGAGGTCGGTCAGGGTGAAGCCGTCGTGGGCGGTCACGAAGTTGACCGACGCGTACGGACGCCGGCCCGTGGTCGCGTAGAGGTCGGACGAGCCGGTGAAGCGGTAGGCGAACTCGGCGAGGGTCTGGTCCCGGCCCCGCCAGTAGTCGCGCACGGTGTCGCGGTACTGCCCGTTCCACTCCGACCACAGCGGCGGGAAGTTCCCCACCTGGTAGCCGCCCTCACCGACGTCCCACGGCTCGGCGATCAGCTTCACCTGGCTCACCACCGGGTCCTGCTGGATGAGGTCGAAGAAGGCGGACAGCCGGTCGACGTCGTGGAGCTCGCGAGCCAGCGTCGCGGCGAGGTCGAAGCGGAACCCGTCCACGTGCATCTCGAGCACCCAGTACCGCAGGCTGTCCATGATCAGCTGCAGCACGTGGGGGTGGCGCATGTTGAGGGTGTTGCCGGTGCCCGTGTAGTCGACGTAGCGGCTCGGGTCCTCGGGGTTGAGCCGGTAGTAGGCCTGGTTGTCGATGCCCTTCAGCGACAGGGTGGGGCCGAGGTGGTTGCCCTCGGCGGTGTGGTTGTAGACGACGTCGAGGATGACCTCGATGCCCTCGGCGTGGAGCGCCTTGACCATCTGCTTGAACTCGCGCACCTGCCCGCCGGTGTCACCGCTGGCCGAGTACCCGTTGTGGGGCGCCAGGTAGGCGATGGAGTTGTAGCCCCAGTAGTTGCGCAGCCCGGCCTCGACGAGCGCGTGCTCGTCCACGAACTGGTGGACGGGCTGCAGCTCGACGGCGGTGACCCCGAGGCGCTGGAGGTGCTCGATGGCGGCGGGGTGGGCGAGGCCGGCGTAGGTGCCCCGTTGCTCCTCGGGGATGGTCGGGTGGGTGTTGGTGAACCCCTTGGTGTGGAGCTCGTAGACGACGGTCTCGTGCCACGGGGTGCGGGGGTGGCGGTCGTCGCCCCAGTCGAAGTACGGGTTGGTGACCACCGACAGCGGGACGGACCCACGGCTGTCGAGCTCGCTGCGACGCCGATGGGTGCGCTCGACCGGAGCGTCACCGGCCTCGTCGTCGTCCTCCGCGTCGTGGTCGTCGTCGACGCGGTGGGCGAACACCGAGTCGTTCCACTTGAGCTTCCCGCAGACCGCCTTGGCGTAGGGGTCGAGGAGCAGCTTGTCGGGGTTGCACCGGATGCCCTGGTCCGGGTCCCACGGGCCGTGGACCCGGAAGCCGTAGCGCTGGCCCGGCTCGACCCCGGGCACGTAGGCGTGCCAGCACAGCGCCGTGACCTCTTCGAGCTCGACGCGGGTCTCCTGGCCCTTCTTGCCCAGGAGGCAGAGCTCGACGCGCTCGGCCACCTCGGAGAAGAGGGAGAAGTTGGTCCCGGAGCCGTCGTAGGTGGCCCCCAGCGGGTAGGCGTTGCCGGGCCACACGTCCATCATCGGCAGGGTAGACGAGGCCCGGCGGGTGGTCGCCGGGCGAACCCGGCGGGACCGGCGTCGGGGCGCCCGGAGGTGACCCGATGGCGACGGCTCCTCCTCCCGGAGGATCGCTACCGTGACGGGCATGCGACGCAGCCTCCTCGCCCTCGCGGCGACCCTCACGGTCCTGGGCGGATCCCTCTTCGTGGCGGGAGGCCCCG
This region of Acidimicrobiales bacterium genomic DNA includes:
- a CDS encoding ferritin-like domain-containing protein; protein product: MPIDERALHELVDESEDLHADAMRQSRAVAPDLAELGASRRGRPVDLDRVRAFQTERRRILRNGGFGVSALAARGLLGTGFGAALMSILNPSPVAAQEGGGGDVDVQILQTASSLEVLAVATYEAALGLPFIANGNAVVKQFARTTMEQHDEHRAAFQSQTESLGGERQDQPNPPNQRVVDDALPTLQAPLDVVLLAATLEEVATDTYLANLALLDDSDTRTLMGSVMGVECQHLATLRAVAALLEGGAENLVAIPTRVGQLPAAAGSVAFPDPFEAPNMAEPPESGAVR
- a CDS encoding ferritin-like domain-containing protein, yielding MSTIDQPPAAKPGIDRRRFLALSGLAAGATVALVACGSDDEPGTAETGNTTATTTAATSTTAGGSAEGDLALAQGAAGLEVLAVNTYGAALAAANAGDLGQVPDAVAEFVTTAEQQHQAALDAWNEVITGAGEAEVTEPPTELEQTVNDQFARVTDVVGAAQLANMLEKTAAQTYLDAQAALEGADARTLAGSIQVTAQQRSAILNFVLGEYPVPEVFQSTEKSILEN
- the tatA gene encoding twin-arginine translocase TatA/TatE family subunit, whose protein sequence is MNLGGPELLIVLAVVLLLFGAKKVPDLARSLGQAKREFEHGSRESKQPAVVAPAAVDPDRPVVVEPSRPVVVDSATPRSDTA
- the glgX gene encoding glycogen debranching protein GlgX codes for the protein MDVWPGNAYPLGATYDGSGTNFSLFSEVAERVELCLLGKKGQETRVELEEVTALCWHAYVPGVEPGQRYGFRVHGPWDPDQGIRCNPDKLLLDPYAKAVCGKLKWNDSVFAHRVDDDHDAEDDDEAGDAPVERTHRRRSELDSRGSVPLSVVTNPYFDWGDDRHPRTPWHETVVYELHTKGFTNTHPTIPEEQRGTYAGLAHPAAIEHLQRLGVTAVELQPVHQFVDEHALVEAGLRNYWGYNSIAYLAPHNGYSASGDTGGQVREFKQMVKALHAEGIEVILDVVYNHTAEGNHLGPTLSLKGIDNQAYYRLNPEDPSRYVDYTGTGNTLNMRHPHVLQLIMDSLRYWVLEMHVDGFRFDLAATLARELHDVDRLSAFFDLIQQDPVVSQVKLIAEPWDVGEGGYQVGNFPPLWSEWNGQYRDTVRDYWRGRDQTLAEFAYRFTGSSDLYATTGRRPYASVNFVTAHDGFTLTDLVSYDERHNEANLEDNRDGESHNRSWNCGVEGPTDDPAIIELRARQRRNFLTTLFLSQGVPMLLSGDELGRTQGGNNNAYCQDNEVSWLDWGTVDEDLLAFTRRLIELRRSHPVFHRRRWFDGRPLVDGDHGTIRDIGWFRPDGQQMTHDDWNVGFARTIGVALSGEMIPSPGPRGEKITDDDFFCIFNAHDQRLDVRLPEALRDGQWVAEIDTYDPDREHPVVKPGDTVGVEGRASLLLRRTAA